A window of Halomicrobium zhouii genomic DNA:
ACGATCTCCAGGTCCTCGATGAGGTTGTTCGACTCGTCCTGGCTGTTGAACTGGGCCTCGTCGAGGTCCCATGACTCGGAGAGGTAGTACAGCTCACGCAGGGTAGACGAGCGGTCCTGCTCGAGCTGGTCGGCCAGGAAGTCGATGGTGTAGGTCGCCTTCAGGAGTTTCTGGGCGCCGGAGACGGTCTTGGCGCTCCGCGTACTGGAGCGGTCACCGTACACCCAGACCTTCTCTTCTTCGTCGTACTCGATGTTCGTCTTCGTCCGGGTCGGAATCCGCATCCGGGGGACGTCGCCCTCGGCGAACTGGTCGTAGAAGTCCGCCGCGAGGTCCAGTAGCTGTTCGCGCGCTTCCGCTTCGTTGAGGTTGGAATCTGATTCTGTGCTCATCGTTATGCGTTGACCGTCAGCAGCTCGTCCTCGACGCCCTCGACCGAGATGTCGAACTCGGCGTCACCGTCGACGCTGTACTCCAGCGTGGCTTCCTCGCCGGAACTCACCGTCTCCGACCACTTGACGAACCACTCGCCGTCCATCTCGACCACCTGGGCGCCGTTCGTATCCTGGGGCTCGACGCTGACGATGTCGGTCACGTCGACGTCGGCGTTCGTGTCGGAGTTGTTCTCGACGACGACCTTCACCGTGCCGTCCTCGACTTCCCGCTCGACGAGGACGTTGTTCATGATGCGGGCGATGGAGTCGTCGATGACCAGTTCGTCCCGGCCCGTCACCTCGGTGAGCTTCTCGGCCATCTCGGGGAGGATGGTGGCGAGCTTGTTCTGCTTCTCGCGGCGTTGCTGCATCGAGCGGCGCTTGTTCAGGTACGATTTCAGGTCGCGGGCCGCTTCCCGGATGGCGAGTTCGATCTCCGATTCCATCTCGGGGACGTTCGCGACGGCGTCCTTGGACTCGCTCGTGAACGGCACGTTCGTCGAGGCGACGTGGACCATGATGACGACCGGGCCGTTCGGGATGCCGGAGCCGCCGGGCTGGTCGAGGCCGTAGTTGCGCCAGTTGATCGACTTGACGACGTCCGTCGTCGCACAGGCGCCGCGCTGGTAGACGAGGGGGACGCGGTTGGCGAAGCGCATCACCGTCGCCTTGTTCTCGGCCTCGACGTCGCCGCCGTAGGCGAGGCCGGCCTCGACGATGAACGGGTCGCCGCCGTGGACCGAGGCGTCCCGGGTCGAGGCGGCGTAGAAGTCCGCGTCGAACTCCTTTTTGAGCCCTGCCTCGACCAGTTCGTCGGTGATGGGCGCGAGGCAGTCCGTCGGCGGTGCGATGATGTCGGTCTCCCGCATCGCCTCCAGCAGTTCGCTCGCGGTGTCGCGGTCGCCGGCTATCTCCGAGACGTCGGGCGCGTCGTCGGGCACCGTCCGACCGATGGCCCAGAGCCGTTCGAGGACGTTCTCCCTGGCCGTCTCACCGAAGGTGACGTCGTCGTACTCCTCGGTGTCCTCGGCGGACTTCCGGACGAACTCGGCCAGTTCGTCGTAGGTGAACCGGTCGCGGTGGCCGTCCTCGCGGACGAGTTTGGCGGCGATGCGGTCGGCGAGGCCCTTGATGCCGGCGTCGTCCTTGCGGCTCGTGGTGGCCTCGTCGATCATCTGGTAGAGGTCCCTCGCGCGGTACTCCTGGGGCGCGTCTTCGTCCTCGCCCTCTGCGGTACCAGTGACGAGCCCCCAGACGGCGTCCACGGCGTTCTCGCGCACCGTCGAGCCGAAGGTGACGTCGTGGTCGTCCTCGACGCCGTCGGCGACGTTGTCGACGATTTCGACGACGTCCTGGTGGGAGACGCGCTCCCTGCCACTCACGACGTCGGCGACGTTCGTGGCGAACTGCGAGGTGGCGTCGGCTCCCTTGTTCGAGACGGCCTGTTCGAGGAACGCCTTGTAATCTCGCTTCTTCTTCTCCTCGGGGGGCTGCCAGGCGAGTTCGCGGCCGTAGTGACGGTCTTTGAGGCTGTCGATGACGTCATCGGCGGTCTTCTGCCCGACGCGTGTGAACTCTCCCTGCATGAAGCCGGAGACGGAGTACGAATCCGTGGCGTCGAGCATCTTGATCAGCGTCCCGAGTTCGACGCCGTGTGGATGGGGTCGGATCTCCTCGGTCTCGGCGGGGAGCTGGTCGGTCGCCCGCTCGTACTTGAAGTGGTCGTTGGGCTCGCGGAGTTCGATGCGGGCGTGGGGGTTGACGACGGCGGTGTGCTTGATGTAATCGTGGAGCTGCTGGCGGGCCCGCATGTTGGCCTCCATCTCCATCTCGATGCGGGTCCCGTGTGGTCGCTCCCACGTCGTCGTCTCCTCGACGTCGATCTCCGGTTCGTTCTGGTCCGTGTCGATGATGAGCTCGAAGTACTCCGCCTCGTCACCACCCTGCGTCCGGCTGGTGATCTCGGCGGGTTTCCCGCTGGTGAGCTGGGAGTACAGCACCGCGGCGGAGATACCGATACCCTGCTGGCCGCGGTTCTGCTCGCGCTTGTGGAACCGGGAGCCGTAGAGCAGTTTCCCGAAGATTTTGGGAATCTGCTCTTTGGTGATCCCCGGTCCGTTGTCCTCGACTATCAGGCGGTAGTAGTCGCCCTGCTCCTGGATTTCGACGTAGATGTCCGGCGGAATGCCGGCCTCCTCGCAGGCGTCGAGCGCGTTGTCCACGGCCTCCTTGACGGCAGTGACGAGTCCCCGGGCTCCCGAGTCGAACCCGAGCATGTGCTTGTTCTTCTCGAAGAACTCGGCGATGGAGATGGCGCGCTGGCTCTCTGCCAGTTCCTCCGCGATCCCCTCCTCTTCCCCGAGTTCCGACTGTAGCGAGGTCATTCGTGGCCGCCTCTACCAGTTGCGGGATTA
This region includes:
- a CDS encoding DNA topoisomerase VI subunit B, giving the protein MTSLQSELGEEEGIAEELAESQRAISIAEFFEKNKHMLGFDSGARGLVTAVKEAVDNALDACEEAGIPPDIYVEIQEQGDYYRLIVEDNGPGITKEQIPKIFGKLLYGSRFHKREQNRGQQGIGISAAVLYSQLTSGKPAEITSRTQGGDEAEYFELIIDTDQNEPEIDVEETTTWERPHGTRIEMEMEANMRARQQLHDYIKHTAVVNPHARIELREPNDHFKYERATDQLPAETEEIRPHPHGVELGTLIKMLDATDSYSVSGFMQGEFTRVGQKTADDVIDSLKDRHYGRELAWQPPEEKKKRDYKAFLEQAVSNKGADATSQFATNVADVVSGRERVSHQDVVEIVDNVADGVEDDHDVTFGSTVRENAVDAVWGLVTGTAEGEDEDAPQEYRARDLYQMIDEATTSRKDDAGIKGLADRIAAKLVREDGHRDRFTYDELAEFVRKSAEDTEEYDDVTFGETARENVLERLWAIGRTVPDDAPDVSEIAGDRDTASELLEAMRETDIIAPPTDCLAPITDELVEAGLKKEFDADFYAASTRDASVHGGDPFIVEAGLAYGGDVEAENKATVMRFANRVPLVYQRGACATTDVVKSINWRNYGLDQPGGSGIPNGPVVIMVHVASTNVPFTSESKDAVANVPEMESEIELAIREAARDLKSYLNKRRSMQQRREKQNKLATILPEMAEKLTEVTGRDELVIDDSIARIMNNVLVEREVEDGTVKVVVENNSDTNADVDVTDIVSVEPQDTNGAQVVEMDGEWFVKWSETVSSGEEATLEYSVDGDAEFDISVEGVEDELLTVNA